The Arvicola amphibius chromosome 6, mArvAmp1.2, whole genome shotgun sequence DNA window tttctttaacagtcttagctgtcctggaagtcactgagatccacttgcttttgcctcccaagtgctgggagcaaAGGCATACACACCACTATCTGGCTGTGGCAAACATGTTTAataccagaatttgggaggctaagCATCTGAacctgagttccaggtcagcaagttccaggatagccagagctacacagtaaaagCCCGATCTCCCCAAGgtttggagagacggctcagtggcaAGACatggcagaggacctgagtttgatgtcaAGAAGCTGACAATCACTTCTCACTCTAGCTTCAGTGGActctcacaccctcttctgacctctaaggaGACTAGCACTCGTGTGCATAACTTccctcccccacatacacataattaaaaataaatcttagaggGGGGAGTCTTAAACTGTGTGGCGGtactgcatgcctttaatcccagtattactcaggaagcacaggcagatctctgtggatccgaggtcagcctagactacagagcaagttctaggaaagcaaagctacatagagaaagcctATCAtgtaaagccaaataaataaacaaataagtaaataaatcaaaaataaataaataaaaagtcaaggCTGATGACAGGTCATTAGATAAAGGTGTTTCCGTTGAGCCGATGGCCAGTGTAGTTCTCCTGAACCTACATGGGAAGAAGGAACTGTTGTGGAATACTTGTACAATGTGTGAAGATACGTTGCTGTAATTGACCAACAGCTAGGCAAGAAGCATAGGTGGAACTTcctggcagaggaggaggaagtcagAAGGATGGATCTGGCTGGCAGGAGACATTAAGACAGAGAACAAGTCGGACACACAAGAGTGGAAGATAGGTAAAAGGCATGTGGTAGAACGAAGGTTAATAATAATATGTGTTAATTAGTtagaagagctagtgggacaagcctgaactaatggccaagctttcacaattaGTAAGGTATCTCCAAGTCAGTATTTGGGagttggcaggacagaaaaaactCGTTACAAAGCCAAGTGACTCCTACAAGTTGCCACTGgatttctgtatgtatgtgtatgcgtgtcaAGACACTTGCACCCAACTCCTATTCATAATAAGTGagtgtaaaataaatgtaaaaacaaaacatgtgcatagtggcacattcctttaaccccagcacttgggagaggcaggtggatctctaagagttccaagacagccagggctacacagaccgagaaaccttgcttcaaaaacaaaacaagataaaggcagtagtggcacacgcctttaatcccagcacttagaaggcaaaggcaggtagatctctgagtttgaggccagcctggtggtctaccgcgtgagttccaggccaaccaagtcTAGACAGAGAAATTCCATCttgaaatatcaaaacaaaataatacaaacaaacaaacaccaaaagaataaaaactccAGGGACTTAAACAGGCATTCTTTTGAGATTTACAAGTGGCCAACAAGCACTGGAAATATAAACACTCAAGAGGAGGACACTCAGTATTTACGGTCACAGAAGTACAAAATAGACACTTGCTTGGGGTTCTGTAATCAAAATAAGCAACACTGCCAAGAAGATCAAAGAGAATTAATGCCCCTGCATACTGCTGGTGGCAACTTAAAAGATGGCACAGCCACTGTGAAAGTCTGGTAATTTCTCAAAAAGGTCAACAGGAGACTATCCCATTACCTAGGAACTGCACATCTAGGCACACAAATGAACCTGAATGCAGGGTCTCGATGGTGTACTTGCCCCCTGTTCTCACGGCAGCACTGTTCACAGCAGCACAAACCCACAACTCCCACAGTGGGATGGGGAGGGCTCAAGTGGGAAAGGTACGGGGCCACACAAGCCTGCTGACCAAACTTCAGTCCCCAGACCCCACTAGCAGCTGAATTTGGGGATACACATCTGCCATTGCAGCACTcgagggagaagggaggcagcgAGGTGAGAGCCACTTAAGAGCCTGCAGACCAGCTAGTCTGGTATATGCAGGGAATCAGCAAAAAAATAAGGGACCCAAATTCACcccaacaaggtggaaggagaaaagctactctctcatctccacacacacacactgtaaagcaCTCACTAGCTAGATGGACAAAAATGCAGGATGCAAATATCTACTGGAATCATCTCAGACATACAAAGAAAACTAAGgtgattattttttctctctgtgtgtatgaatgtatgcaagctggttttcttctctctgccctccagctTGCCATagcagtgctggggtcacaggcagatTCAACAAAACCAGATCCACCTTATTATGTGTCCCAGGCCATCAGGTTTGTGTAGCCGGGTCTTCTACCCATCAAGCCATGCCCTTAGTCTGAGATTGTCTGACACATTCCATAAACTAGAAGCTGGTAAACAAGCCAAATGCAGCACTGATTCACCTACAAGAGTAACTAGGTCCATTCCCAGGGACAGAACTGGGCTAGAGAGCAATTAGGAGCTGAGAGGTGGAAGTGGTCTGTAAAGAGAGAAGTGCTTCACTAGGTGATAACAAAGAAAATTGTAGCAATGGGAAGCACAACATTATAAACAGATTTATACACCCAGGTGTGGCTAAGATGAGCACATTGCTTCTGTGTGCTTTCTAATTCTAAAATGCGTTCTGAAACAGTAAGAGGACAGTACGCGGTCCCTGTGACTGCAGAGATCAAACCTGTGCAAGGCTCAACAGTACTGGGCCAGGGCTCAGGTCACCTAAGATGTTATTAGGGTGATATGTCTTTGCAATTTACACAaaacaggtgctggagagatggctcagagttaagagcactggctgctcttctagaggacccaggttcaattctcagcacccacatagctcacaactgtctgtaactccaggtccagaggacCCGAtaccctcacaaagacatacatgcagacaaaacaccaaagacTATTAACAAATTTACataaagcatttcttaaaataagcACACTCAAGTTTGCTGTGCAAGCTTCACTTTGCACAGAATTTTGTGAATATGATTCCTCTTAAACCTCGTAAGCCCAAGACATGTAACACGTGAGACTTACCCAGCAGCGGTTCTGTAATGGTAAGTAGAGCAATGCAGCCAGGAGGTGTGAACTCTGTCTGCCCGGGATCACATTCCAGGTAGTCAACCCCGGGGAGGCTGGAAATCGGCAGAGAAAGAGGAGTCTCAGGCAGCTGTCCTCTGCGGCAGTGACTGTGCCGGGAGCAGCCTTGTAGCTGTCACGCTCCAGACACTAAGGGCAAGGCCCCATCCCACTCACAACAGGCAAGGTTACTGCAAAAACGTAACAGCTCTGGGCTTAGAGATGACACGTGAACCAGTTTAGATCAAGTCCAAGCACCCGCTCTTCTACAGGTCAGTGTGCGAGCACCGTCCCCACAGGAAGAGTGCCACTGCCCAGTCCACAGCACTCAGAGCCAAACACAATCCCACCCCCAGTGTCTCCACcaagttgggtatggtggcttacacttgtaatcatagcactggggagactgaggcaggagaatcaccaaaaatccaaggccagactgatctagaGAGTAAGACTATGCCTCAGAGgatcaaacaaaaaccaagtctCTGTATTTGAATCTCACTTCATGCCCAGATGACCgaatgaaaacacaaatatgcTTACCTGTTCAGTAACTGGTTAATCAGTATTCTACTGAACGTGGACTTTCCCGCGTCACAGGCACCACACAACAGGATGACAGGGCAGCCATCTACTTTTGCAGGTAAAACAAACAGTGAGCCCCAGTACCGGCCCAGTCCTCAGGACTGTAGCTACGCAGCGTCTGAGGCTCTGGGGACCGCGAGACTGAAGGAAGGGGATGCTCACCACAGGACACACTGACGAGCTCCTCCAGCGCACAATGGGCACTGTCACTCAAGAAGATGCCTGCCCTCTTCCGCTGTCTTCTGAGGCCAATCGTCTTCAAAGCTATAAACTCAGCGTTAATCCGCACAGGATAATGCTAAAATACAACAATTCATTCAAACCCTAAGGAAAGTTtccttaaaaatatacatttgctTGTTTCTAAACTAATAAGCAACATATAgttgtttctgctttttgagacagggtttctctctgtagctttggagcctgtcataaaagttgctctgtagaccaggctggcctcaaagtcacagtaatatacctgcccctgtctcccgagtactgggattaaagatgtgcaacaCCACCGCTCACCATCAACATATAGCTGTGAGTTACAAAACAAAAATCGGTCCCTTTCCCTCAGTACCCTAAAGCGCAGCCCATCAGCATGgcctgcctactctctctgaaGCACATGTCTCTGCACAGTGCACACCCACTCTCAGGCTGCCGCTGccttgggagaaaagaaagggattaaAATGTGGGGAAAGTTCAACAGAGGCCACCGCTGGAGGACAGGTTGGTTGATCTGAAATAAAATCAAGGCCATCTATGAAACACAAACAGGACATAGCACAGCACATGCAAATGGAGCTGAAGAGGCAAAGACGGCTGTGCTCAGTCTCCACCAGGGTCCACCGGGGTCCTCAGGAAGCATAAGGGCCCTACAAAGGGCTTGTGCTAGCTGCCGTAGGGAGGTTCCAAAGAAAAGCGTCCCCCAtacaaaagaggaggagagaagaaactaCCCACAACACATCCTCAGGCAGTCAGCAATCACAGACGGCATTCCTGCCTCAGGTGCCTCCTGAGAGTTATAGAGTTCTTTCTGTGAGGGATAAAAACGGAGGcccagagctgaagagatggtttagtgACAAAGAGTAATTACTGTTCTCACAGAAGACCAGAGTCTGGTCCCTAGCACTCATGTCAGACAGCTCAGTCACCTGTTAACTTCACCTCTGGGAAACTGGAAGCCACCTTCTGGCCTACTAAAAATAGTAAGgggcatacacagacatataaacgAGTATAAAAACtcttcagagccgggcggtggtggcatacacctttaatcccaacactcgggaggcagaggcaggcagatctctgtgagttcgaggccaatctggtctacaaaaactagttccaggacaggctccaaagctacagagaaaccctgtcttgaaaaaccaaaaaccaaaccaaaccaaaacttcAGAATGCACTCACGtgagggctaaggagatggctcagtggataaaactcTAGTTTTTAGGactagagttcaaatccccagcactcgggctggagagatggctcagtggttaagagtagagccgggcgatggtggcgcacgcctttaatcccagcactcaggaggcagaggcaggcggatctctgtgagttcgagaccagcctggtctacaagagctagttccaggacaggctctaaaaaaagctgcagagaaaccctgtctcgaaaaaccaaaagaaaaaaaaaaaaaaaaaaaagagtacaggctgctcttccagaggtcctgagtttaattcccagcaaccacatgacagctcacaaccatctatgatgagatctggctccctcttctggcctgtaggcaaacatccagacagaatgctgtatacataataaataaataaataaatctaaaaaacaagaaacaaaacaacaacaacaacaaaaaaaaaaccaatccccagcactcaggcaaaAAATAGGGAGGTGTGAGggttgcctgtaattccagtacttgggagacagagaaaggagaacccTGGGAAAAGCTGATTAGCTAGACTAGCTGCAACTGGTGGGCCCCAGGTTCAGCAAGAAACCTTGTACAATGAATAAGTGGAGactaattgaggaagacattccATATcatgttctgacctccacatgcgtgtgtatgtacaCTGACACACAGACAACCCCcccacataaataagtaaataataatataaaccaCATCgatatacgcctttaatcccaatacactggaggcagaggcagaactcaaactctgagttcaaggtcagcctgatctacaaaggaagttccaagacagccaggactgttacacagagaaaccctgccccgaaaaacaaaataaaccatctgggctacatagtaacaccggccctcaaaaaaaaaaaaaaaaaaaaaaaaaaaaaggtgggggtggggtctggagagatggcccagaggttaagaagaTTAGGGGCTCTTTCAGAAGGCAGatgttctgttcctagcacccatgctgCCTGGtttacaacctcctgtaacttcagttccaaaacTCTAACTTCATACATCTGGTCTCCAAGAAACCTGGCACACATGTGCGTATACCCACATAATTAAATACTGAAACAATAATCACAAAAGCACATCCATGCCCCGACCACCTTCATCTCCCTTTGCATAGCAGCTTCTAGGCGTCAGGATGTTTTGGTTCCCTCTCCCAGGGGTAAGGAACTACCACCTCACCTATCTGTCTTCTGGTGATTATACGATCAGATGCCCAGCCAGGAGGGGTGGTGGTGCCATAgcatttatttggtttgttttgagacagggtctttctgtagtCCAAGCTGTCCAACAcagaccaggctatcctcgaaCTCGTAAGAGATCCTCCTtaatgagttcgaggacagcctgatctacagagcaagatccagaaCAGCCAcggcttacacagagaaaccctgtcttaaaaaaaagagacaaacaaaacaaacccaaattgGAATGGTACCCATTGTGATGTTGGCATTAATATGAGATCTTGGGGACGGACAGGGAAGGTTACGGCTTAATAACCTGTGTGTGTCGATGTTAAGCTGACAAGGGGACAGTTGTGCTAGTCAGTGTTTACGTCACCTTGATGAGAGCTAGAGTCATTTTAGAGAGGAAGCCTTGCCAGGGATTGGTGCAGTCTTTAAACCCTTTAaacccagtgctcgggaggcagaggtaagcagatctctgaggccagtctagtcaacagagcaagttccaggacagctagggctacagagagaaactctgtctcaaaaaacaaaaaagcacgccgggcggtggtggcgcacgcctttaatcccagcactcgggaggcagaggcaggcggatctctgtgagttcgagaccagcctggtctacaagagctagttccaggacaggctccaaagccacagagaaaccctgtctcgaaaaaccaaaaaaaaaaaaaaaaaaaaaaaaaaaaaaaaaaaaaaaaaaaaaccaaaaacaaaaaacaaacaaaaaaaaaaaaaaaacaaaaaagcaaaacaaacaagaatactTGCTGTTTTTGCAAAGGACAGGAAATGTACGTACCAGGCATACATTTGGCACAtaagcatacatgcatgcaaaacacacacacacaaataaaataaaccaaataataataataaaataaacaaaacaaaaaaactgcttGTAAGTGCTGGGCAAAGAGTTCAGCCAATAATCTTGAGGCCCTGGGCATGAACCCAGGCATGGAGTGCtcatgggtgtgggtgtgtacaaTCTTATCACATGGGACTAGGACGCAGAGGCTGTGACAGACATCCAGACTCCTTGGTAAGCTTCAGGCCAACCAGAGACTGTTTCAAAAGACAGACAAAACCTCAAGGTGCCCGCTGGCTTCTGCATGCATCTGCACTTGCATGCgtgcaagcacatacacatagaatTGCCTGTTTCTCCCAAGGTCACATGGCCTTATAAGCAAACATATTCATCATGGACTCAAGGGCCATCCAGCTGAGCTTCCCCTCCACAGCGCTGCCACTCCAGCCTCCTGCATTCCCACTGGCTGTGGTCGAGCAAGGTGGTTCACAATGCCCTCTCGACAATGAACTCTCACTACAGAGCCCTGGAGCCACTGCTTTCCTTcagcttccttctccccacctcctgaCTCCATCAGGCAAGCATACTGAAACCAGTCTGATCTCTAGACCCTCATTCTGCATCTGTGACTTTCTTAGACCACCTTAGACTGGCAAGCCCTCCACCCTGGTCATTCCTTGGCTCCTCTGTGACTTCCTTATTTTAACCTCCTCTCAAGTGACATGGCCCAGACCTCATGCCCTCTCCCCTCTCAAACTCCGTCAATGTGcccatgctgtctgtctgtctctctcacctaATCTGTGTTCTTGGATACCCTCTCTGTTGCAGGCTCTAAACAGAAGATGGCCCTAGCATCTCCTCCAAACTACAGACTCACATACTCTAGCGCCTACCTGATATCTCCAACTggatatctttttttcttcttcttttggagacagggtgcCTTGTAGCTCAGAGTGGCCTCCACATCACTATCTAGCTGGAGATGAACTTGAATTCCTTATCCGCCTGACTacatctcccgagtgctgggattacaggcttgtccTACCATAGCTGATAAAGAGGTGGCTTCTGCTGGGCAATGaaactgaagaagaggaggagaaatgttCATGACGAGCTTTCTATAAGTGCCTGTGTAAATGCACGCCACACCGCGTAAGTGGGGGCCAGAGGACAAAACCCAGgtgtgttctctccttctacatgAGCACCTGGGATGGAACCCACATCCTCAGGCTTgttcagcaagtgcctttacccatgaTACACCTTTCTATAGAGACTATCTCCTAACTGTTGACACCCCGAAATGCTACCCCACACACATGACAGAGGATGATCATTCTGAAAGTGCTCCCAACAATTCAGCTGACGGCTCTGGTGCAAGGGACCAGCAACCCTAAGTAAGTACGGGGCCTTACCGCCTGCCGGAAGACGTAAGAAGCACACTGATAGGAGCTCATGAAGTCTACGGCAGGGGACTTCAGCTGTTCCAGCAGCACAACGGAGGCCAGGGGACAGAAATAGTGCATCACCCAGTGTCTGTCATCTGCAAAGAGAGGAGCAGGCCACCTCAGAATTAGTAACAATTTAGATCCCAAGGGTTGTTATCTCAACTATAGGCTTGTGAAGTAGAGGTGACTTTTTTACGCCTGGGTGGAGGCAGCACAACCCGAGTCTACTAGCTTCATGGTCTCAGAAAACTTCTGGTGTAAAACAGCAGAAATCGCAGTACTTTAATACTTAGAGTACAGTTACCCAGTTTCATGTGCGGCTTGAGCAGAGCCCGTAtctcttttctgacctcctttTCGCTTTTCTCAGGTTCTGGGTACAGCATCCCCCTGATGCTCAGGAAAGAATGGGTGTAGGCAGAAAACACATCTTGGGCAGGCTGGCCTTGTTTGATGATATGGCCGAAGATTTGCAGCTGGCCATAGATGCAAGTCACACGGCATATCCCACTGAAAATAAAGTCCtagcagggaaagaagaaaaccatatGGACATTATAGACACTGCTACCAAAGATAGAAAAATTCTAAAATCTTAacttgcaggggctggagagatggctcagtggttaagagcattgcctgctcttccaaaggtcctgagttcaattcccagcaaccacatggtggctcacaaccatctgtaatgaggtctggtgccctcttctggcctgcagacatacacacagacagaatattgtatacataataaataaataaatatttaaaaaaaataaaatcttaacttGCTATTCACTTACCAAAATGATTTAtccccttgagacagggcctcatgatgtagccaaggctgtcctagaactgactGAGTAGGTTCCTCATCTCATGGAGATCTAACCCTCCCTACACTCATGTAGTGGCTGGTGTGAAAACTGATGTCCAAGTGTCAAAGTACACAGCACTGGGGCTGCAAAGGTGGCTCACCGGTTAGAGCACTGGTGGCTCTCCCGGAGCACCCatgttcggttcccagcaccctcgtgGGGGCTCGCAAGCTCCtttaacttcagtttcagaggatcctctgcaggcactgcacgcACATGGTGTACAGAAATGCAGGAGAAACACTCAgacataaaaaaccaaaacaaggctACACTGTACTAAGTGACCAAATTCTGTCGGGTTTGAACTTAACCCTAAACATCATATCCCCGTCGCAGCTCCCAACAGGCTCACAAACTCTACCAACCCGTGCTTACAAAGGCACACAGCATACCCGTCTCCGATTCTCGAGGCTTCACTCCTTCCGGGCATAAGAAGGGCAATCTTTAACCAGGGTCAGACCGCCTGAGTTTAACTCTTGGCTCTGCCTTGCTACTGTCTAACTCCGGCTGCAAGGGACCTACCTTGTTTTTCGGCCCATAAACACGAGAAAGAAATGCCAACCGTCACTCCCGTGAGAGCTGGGAGTGCTGATTTGGGACACCCGGAAAGCTGGCAGCTACGTGCCCAACAAGTCCGACCCATTAGTTTGCTAGTACAGCGCAGCCAGCAGGCCTACAGAATCCTGAGCAGGAGGGTGAGGATGGACTTGCATGCGACCAGCATCCGGAGGACCACGGCCCGGTCATCAGAAGCTCCCCCGCGGGCGACTCACCTCCTCGGCTGGCAGCAGCAACAACACTCGGCCCGAGCCTAGGTCCCGCACAGGTTGGGTGACGTTCGTCGGCAGGGGTGGGAAGTTGTGCGCGCGCTGTGGGCGTGGCGTGGACTGCGGCTGTGGCGTGAGCTGGCGGCGCGGCGGGGGCTGGCGGCGGGGCGGGGGCTGGCGGCGGGGCGAGGGTAGGTTGCTCGGCGTGGACCCGGTGCCCGGCGTGGACCCGGTGCCCGGCGTGGACCCGCTGCGGCTCCGGACCTTGCACTTTTCCGCCACGTGCGCGCCCGCGGTGACACCCAGCTTCCAGTCGCCGCCCAAAGCTTGGGCCCGCAGCAGCCGCCGTCGCAGTCGCCGCAGCTCGCCCCGGGTCAGGACCCCAAACCGGCGACGGCCCCGACGGCTGAGGAGGAGATGGGACCGGGCCTTGCGAGCCCGCTGCCAAGAGGAGCGGCTCGGAACCCGCCTGAGCAGCACCTCGGAGTCCGCCATGATTGGCCCGGAACGCCTCCGGCCGGCCGATCTCGCGAGATCACGTCGCCCCGCCCCCAGCGCCAGGCGTGCAGAACTGCGGTCGCCCTCTCTCGGCCAGCTTGTGCAGCACATCAGGAACTCCAGCCCATCGTGCCTAGGCTCGGGCGCCCCGAACTTGGCCGTCCCATCCAGGGCCCCATTTACATTATGCAAAACCCCACCCTGGCTGGCTGAAGAGTGGGTACCGAAGCCCCTGGATTTAACCACAAGGCCACCTCTCAGGAAATCCAcctgggatttctttttcttcctgcagaaaaaaaaaataaaataaaataaaaacagggttggcattttaaaacaaattgg harbors:
- the Nol9 gene encoding polynucleotide 5'-hydroxyl-kinase NOL9 isoform X2; the protein is MADSEVLLRRVPSRSSWQRARKARSHLLLSRRGRRRFGVLTRGELRRLRRRLLRAQALGGDWKLGVTAGAHVAEKCKVRSRSGSTPGTGSTPGTGSTPSNLPSPRRQPPPRRQPPPRRQLTPQPQSTPRPQRAHNFPPLPTNVTQPVRDLGSGRVLLLLPAEEDFIFSGICRVTCIYGQLQIFGHIIKQGQPAQDVFSAYTHSFLSIRGMLYPEPEKSEKEVRKEIRALLKPHMKLDDRHWVMHYFCPLASVVLLEQLKSPAVDFMSSYQCASYVFRQAHYPVRINAEFIALKTIGLRRQRKRAGIFLSDSAHCALEELVSVSCDGCPVILLCGACDAGKSTFSRILINQLLNSLPGVDYLECDPGQTEFTPPGCIALLTITEPLLGPPYTHPRKPQRMVYYGKMTCHNDYENYIEIVKYVFRDYKRESPLIINTMGWVKDDGLLLLVDLIRLLSPNYVIQLYSARGPTMPSLTSEYVELTDGLYTKSKIRRRRGFEIEEFGDSLDFTEEEKDSSPVPVFPGHKLKLVYTEFPCSKNEKNRAKYNKIFRDLAVLGYLSQLMPPVPGPLSPLHSLTPYKVPFNAVAVRITHADVAPAHILYAINASWVGLCRILEDMKGYTRGPILLAQTPICDCLGFGICRGIDMDQRMYHIITPLPPEELKAVNCLLIGSISIPHCIIKNQPGPEGTIPYITTAYNFKLPGASEKIGEREFEHASLGYRFYRRKK
- the Nol9 gene encoding polynucleotide 5'-hydroxyl-kinase NOL9 isoform X1; this encodes MADSEVLLRRVPSRSSWQRARKARSHLLLSRRGRRRFGVLTRGELRRLRRRLLRAQALGGDWKLGVTAGAHVAEKCKVRSRSGSTPGTGSTPGTGSTPSNLPSPRRQPPPRRQPPPRRQLTPQPQSTPRPQRAHNFPPLPTNVTQPVRDLGSGRVLLLLPAEEDFIFSGICRVTCIYGQLQIFGHIIKQGQPAQDVFSAYTHSFLSIRGMLYPEPEKSEKEVRKEIRALLKPHMKLDDRHWVMHYFCPLASVVLLEQLKSPAVDFMSSYQCASYVFRQAHYPVRINAEFIALKTIGLRRQRKRAGIFLSDSAHCALEELVSVSCVDGCPVILLCGACDAGKSTFSRILINQLLNSLPGVDYLECDPGQTEFTPPGCIALLTITEPLLGPPYTHPRKPQRMVYYGKMTCHNDYENYIEIVKYVFRDYKRESPLIINTMGWVKDDGLLLLVDLIRLLSPNYVIQLYSARGPTMPSLTSEYVELTDGLYTKSKIRRRRGFEIEEFGDSLDFTEEEKDSSPVPVFPGHKLKLVYTEFPCSKNEKNRAKYNKIFRDLAVLGYLSQLMPPVPGPLSPLHSLTPYKVPFNAVAVRITHADVAPAHILYAINASWVGLCRILEDMKGYTRGPILLAQTPICDCLGFGICRGIDMDQRMYHIITPLPPEELKAVNCLLIGSISIPHCIIKNQPGPEGTIPYITTAYNFKLPGASEKIGEREFEHASLGYRFYRRKK